In Papaver somniferum cultivar HN1 chromosome 1, ASM357369v1, whole genome shotgun sequence, a genomic segment contains:
- the LOC113284310 gene encoding putative B3 domain-containing protein At5g66980 produces the protein MVYQEVEWPSFVAKITPDSTHQLKIPRNFFNGMAVSAETILRRNSRRSGRCWIVKMVTSEEGDLMFKEGWNEFVEDYPLEFGDYFYFKYHGNSKFGFTVFGTDGCEKEMGTFNGNENDDSD, from the exons ATGGTTTATCAAGAAGTTGAATGGCCTTCATTTGTAGCCAAAATTACTCCTGATTCCACTCATCAACTC AAAATTCCTAGAAATTTCTTTAACGGGATGGCAGTATCAGCTGAAACCATTCTCAGAAGAAACTCCCGCCGGTCCGGTAGATGTTGGATTGTGAAAATGGTTACATCCGAAGAAGGTGATCTGATGTTCAAAGAAGGTTGGAATGAATTCGTCGAAGATTACCCTCTGGAATTTGGTGATTACTTTTATTTTAAATACCATGGGAATTCCAAATTTGGGTTTACAGTATTTGGAACCGATGGGTGCGAAAAGGAGATGGGTACATTCAATGGAAACGAAAACGATGATTCAGATTGA
- the LOC113284301 gene encoding protein RETICULATA, chloroplastic-like: MAICSQRIGVSGGFGGKFDSVKQSRTPQLIVKVGAFGSLRNGALGNSVNEVALFSTSKNGRYIERKEKHEGFRIWNSLQQNTGSESSESSPVVAISKEEGKEGVIVKEIDDSEGVEVNQVVDNGNGGDGNGKAGGGNGGGGGGENEENDREEEEFGPIMKFEEVIKEVERRGASLPADMLEAAKIVGIREVLLLRYLDMQGSGWLLGFLMRSCAMLRNRMLADPAFLFKVGTEIVIDSCCATFAEVQKRGKDFWAEFELYVADLLVGVVVNIALVGMLAPYVRIGQASSASQGLFGRMQHAYAALPSSVFEVERPGCRFSVQQRIATYFYKGLMYGAVGFGCGLVGQGIANFIMTTKRSIKKSEEDIHVPPLIKSAALWGVFLAVSSNTRYQVVNLLERLVETSPVGKRVPPVALAFTVGVRFANNVYAGMQFVDWARWSGCQ; the protein is encoded by the coding sequence ATGGCGATTTGTTCACAGAGGATTGGAGTATCAGGGGGTTTTGGAGGTAAGTTTGATTCAGTGAAACAGAGCAGAACACCTCAATTGATTGTTAAAGTTGGGGCATTTGGGAGTTTGAGAAATGGGGCGTTGGGGAATTCAGTAAATGAGGTTGCTTTATTCAGTACCAGTAAGAATGGTAGGTATATTGAGAGAAAAGAGAAACATGAGGGGTTTAGGATTTGGAATTCATTGCAGCAGAATACGGGGTCAGAATCTAGTGAATCATCACCTGTGGTTGCGATTTCGAAAGAGGAAGGAAAGGAGGGTGTGATTGTGAAGGAGATTGATGATTCGGAGGGTGTTGAGGTGAATCAAGTTGTTGATAATGGaaatggtggtgatggtaatgggaaAGCTGGAGGAGGAAATGGTGGTGGGGGTGGTGGTGAGAATGAAGAGAATGATAGAGAAGAAGAGGAGTTTGGACCAATTATGAAGTTTGAGGAGGTGATCAAGGAAGTGGAAAGAAGGGGTGCAAGTCTTCCTGCAGATATGTTAGAGGCTGCAAAAATTGTTGGGATTCGCgaagttcttcttcttcgttactTGGATATGCAGGGATCAGGTTGGCTACTGGGTTTTCTAATGAGGTCGTGTGCCATGCTGCGGAACAGAATGCTTGCTGATCCTGCTTTTCTATTTAAAGTTGGAACTGAGATAGTTATTGATTCTTGCTGTGCAACCTTTGCTGAAGTTCAAAAGAGGGGCAAAGACTTTTGGGCAGAATTTGAGTTGTATGTTGCAGATCTATTGGTTGGCGTTGTTGTTAATATCGCTCTTGTAGGTATGCTAGCGCCCTACGTCCGCATTGGGCAAGCGTCGTCTGCTTCACAAGGATTATTTGGACGGATGCAGCATGCTTATGCAGCTTTACCTAGCAGCGTGTTCGAGGTTGAAAGGCCAGGGTGTCGGTTCTCAGTTCAGCAACGGATTGCAACATACTTCTACAAGGGTCTTATGTATGGAGCTGTTGGTTTTGGATGCGGTCTGGTTGGGCAAGGCATTGCAAACTTTATCATGACAACTAAACGGAGCATTAAGAAATCAGAAGAAGATATCCATGTGCCACCTCTAATCAAAAGTGCAGCTCTTTGGGGTGTATTTctggcagtttcatccaatacccGATACCAGGTTGTAAACTTACTGGAACGACTGGTCGAAACATCCCCTGTTGGAAAGCGAGTCCCTCCAGTAGCATTGGCATTTACTGTTGGTGTTCGATTTGCAAACAATGTTTATGCAGGCATGCAGTTTGTGGATTGGGCCAGGTGGAGTGGCTGCCAATGA